AAGAGACAGCAACATGGGACACGAGGTTCTCCTCGTTGACCTCGCTGGAACACAGAACGACCTCGCGACACACTTCGGACTCTCCATCGTCGAGGACGACGACGCGGATGGCGTCACCATCGATGCCCCGATCTCGGCCGTCTTCGGTGACGACTGGGCGTTCCTCCGAGACAACATCGATGACCTTCTGGATCGGATGACGTTCCCGACCGACGAGGGGCCGGACCTTATCCCAGCTGATCTCGGGCTCGGTGGCGCAGACAATAACCTCGCGAACGTCCCACTCGAAGAGCGCTACCAGAAACTCGATGGCTTCGTTGAGGACCTCGTCGCCGACCAGTACGACCTCGTCATCTTCGACCTGCCCGGCAAGGAGGACAACATCGCACTCAACGGGCTCTTCGCTGCTCGGAACGTCGTCGCTCCGCTGAAACCCGGTGCCTTCGAGCGTGACCAGCTCCAAAAACTGGATGCGACGCTGGACGAGATCAGCACTGACCTCGATGTCGACCTCGGGTTGGCGCTAATCATCCCGACGATCATCAGTAGCCAGGAGACCCTCTCGGAGTCGTTCGTCGAGTACGTGACCGAAGAGTACCCTGAGATCGTCGGTGAACCCGTCACCAAGACCGCCGATATCGGGAACAACCAGAACGCCGGTCGGACGCTCTATGCCGTCCCTGACGACGAACTCTATGCGACCGGGAAGCGAGCCCGTGAGGCGTACAGTGCGAACACTGAGCAACTGCTGACCCAACTCACAGACCGATGAGTGACACTACTGACGACCGCGACCCTGAAGAACTGCTTGAACAGTCGAAAGAACAGAAACGTCACCGCAGCCAACCGCAACAGGACACCGAATCAGAGGAGCCCTCGCTGGAGGAGTACATCGCCGACATCTACGAAGAGCTCGACGCCGGCGAGGTACCAACGAATCTGACGATGCGGGATCAGAACCTTGCAGCACTGATCCGTGGCCTTGACGAGGCCAATCAACTCGACGCCGTTGGGGCCGATGTTCGCGAGTATCTCGACAGGGATGGGGTCGACTCGGAGAGTCGTGGGTCAGTTCTGGGCTTGCTCGTTCGGGCAGGACTTGCTGAGGTTCGTCCAGACCTCATCGAAGCCGGTGAAGCAGGGTACGAGACGTACACCGAACGCCAAGAGACGCAGTTCTAATCGGCTCTTTTTGCATCACATATCGGTTGTTGTGAATACGGTTTATTTATTCTTCTGAACAGCTGAAACGGCTGTTCAGTATGTCTGCGTATTGGACGTCGAGGGTCCTACCAGCTTCGGATGATGTTCGAAGTGCCGTACACGATGGAGGCCACAACTCTTTCATATCTGCACGAGAGTTCAGACGACGCCCCCTGAAAATCAACAACGTGCTTCACAAAAGCAATGACCGTCAGTCCCCTATGTGGAGGAACGGCCTAACCGTCGCTACCGGCCGCCGTCCCACTCGTCCCGCAGCAGGCCGTACAGCTCCATGTCGTGGTACTCGCCGCGGTACCAGGCGGCCTCGCGGCGGGTGCCTTCGTGCTCGAAGCCCAGTGACTCTAGCAGCGCGGCCGAGGCCTCGTTGAAGCTGCCAGCGCGGGCGTGGATGCGGCGCATGTTGCGGTCTTCGAAGGCGTACCGGACCATCTGGAGGGCGGCGTCGGAGCCGTATCCTTGACTGTGGTGGTCAGGGTGCACCCAGTAGGCAAGCTCGGCTGACCGCGCGCGACGGGTCTCGTCGGGGCCGTATCGGGACTCCATCAGCGAGACATGGCCGACGGGGTCGCCGTCGACGCAGGCCAGACAGTGAACGTCCTCCTCGGCGGTCAGGACGGTCTCGAAGAACTCCTCGGCCAACTCGCCGTTCGTCGGGTTGACGTCCATCGCGGGCCGCCAGATGCGGGGGTCGTTGATGGCGCGCTGCACGAACGGGACGTCCTCGCGTTCGACCGGCCGGAGGGTCACGGTTTCGCCCTCCAAGAACGTGGGTCCAGGCATAGCTTCGCCTGGTCGGGCGGCCCACAAGGGTCTTGTGTAAACTCATAGTGTGGTGCCATATGACGAGGGCTACGTGACTGCGGAGCCGGTCCTGAAGACAGGCTGCCCGGAACGGCTATGTCGGTCTTTGTTAGTCCACATCGGAGACACACAGCCAATCCTACCGGCTGGTTCCGCCACATTCGACTGAGCCGACCTCACTCGTCGTGCTACATCCCACGTTTGCGCTGACCAACTCCCACGCGAACTATGTAACAGTGTACTCCCAAAGAATTGCAGAGTTCTCACCGATTAACGCGCTCGGTGCTCTGCCGTTCTGGCCGTCTTTTCGAACTTCCGCTGGATTCCAGACGACACGGATGGTAGTTCCCGACAGGTCACCGACACCGCCGAGCAAAATCGACTCTCCGGCTGTCCAGTAGTCCCCTACACCAGACTGATCATTCCCTTCGGTCAGTTTTTCGCCAACCGTTGCGTACCCACCATTTGGGTCCGTATCTGGGCCACCGATATCGACCGGCTCTGTCGAGACGATCAGCACCTGATCTGCGCGGATTCTATCGCCGTGCGTGAGCGTAAGTTCAAGTCGCTCTTCAGAACTATCTTCATCAAGTAATCGTTGCTCAAATCCGGCACTCGGGGCTGGCTGGCTGGCGTCAATAATATCAAGAGCTATTACAGAGACTGTCGCCGCAAATATGACTGCCACCGCCGTCATAAGAAGAACCGAGATAACCGACGAGACAGCACGTTTCTCCATGCTACAAAATATAGCTGATTGCTTATATATAAATTTCTGTATCTATCATCTTCTAAATTAATAAATTTAATATATAATAAAACGCTTTGCAGAGTCTATGTTGATTTTTACTAGAAATATAAGATATATAGTCCGTACTGACCAATCGGATTTGTCCGGATAAAAGGGTTTCATGCCGAGGCTTTCTTTGGCAAGGCTCTCGGAACTCACATGTGGTTGGAATAGGGACACTCATTGTTGCAGTTACAATCATTGTGGCGATGACACTGACCCTCGGTCTGTTGCTTCGCCTATTGAGAGATGCTGATGGGCTCTGAACAGTCGACTAGTTCACTGTACTGACTGAAAGCCATCCACAACCTCGCGAATAGTATAGCCGTATTCACAACGACTGATATCGGTAGTCAGTATCTGGAGTTTGCATCCGGCTTGTGTATCTGTATATTGTATCTAGATATGCTATTCGACTCTAGTCTACAGATATTCGATATAGCAGTATACAGTTTACCGATGATGACGCTGCTGATCAGATTACCCCGAGGACTCAGTCGATATCAGCGAACTCGCCAGCCAGTTCGGCATCGACAATGCTGTCGAACCCACACTGTGGACAGGTAATCGACAGGCCGTCGATAGCCGCCGCCTCGACGCGCTGGAGGACACCCTGACAGATGTGCTTCCTACAGTCAGGACACCGGACCGCCTGAAGAGTCACGGGTTTCGCGTGGCGCAGACAGTCCTTGCACCCAGAATACGCAGGGACGACCGCGTTGCACCGGGTAATGCGGTACGTAGACCCCTGGTTTCCAGCGCCACAGGCGGGCGCGGCTTCGCCGTAGGCGGCCGCCTGCGGGTCCGGGAAGTGGTACTTCTCGGCTTTCCCGCCGCTGACGACCACCCACGGAACCCGCTGGTCCAGCACCTCGACGTCGTCGACGTCGAACGCCCGACCGTCTTCAGTCCAGTCCGGCGACTCGAGCGCGTACAGCGAGACCTCATGATGGTCGGGATAGCGCACCAGCTCCAGGCCGAACACCGCCGATCGAGAATTGAGTCGGAGTACGCGTTTCGATTCGCGGTCATCGGTCGGGTCCTCGATGGCCCGTTCGACAACATCGGTGACGTCCCAGGTGCGTGTGTCGCCGTTGACCACG
The nucleotide sequence above comes from Haloarcula rubripromontorii. Encoded proteins:
- a CDS encoding ParA family protein, with translation MGHEVLLVDLAGTQNDLATHFGLSIVEDDDADGVTIDAPISAVFGDDWAFLRDNIDDLLDRMTFPTDEGPDLIPADLGLGGADNNLANVPLEERYQKLDGFVEDLVADQYDLVIFDLPGKEDNIALNGLFAARNVVAPLKPGAFERDQLQKLDATLDEISTDLDVDLGLALIIPTIISSQETLSESFVEYVTEEYPEIVGEPVTKTADIGNNQNAGRTLYAVPDDELYATGKRAREAYSANTEQLLTQLTDR
- a CDS encoding GNAT family N-acetyltransferase, yielding MPGPTFLEGETVTLRPVEREDVPFVQRAINDPRIWRPAMDVNPTNGELAEEFFETVLTAEEDVHCLACVDGDPVGHVSLMESRYGPDETRRARSAELAYWVHPDHHSQGYGSDAALQMVRYAFEDRNMRRIHARAGSFNEASAALLESLGFEHEGTRREAAWYRGEYHDMELYGLLRDEWDGGR
- a CDS encoding type IV pilin N-terminal domain-containing protein — translated: MEKRAVSSVISVLLMTAVAVIFAATVSVIALDIIDASQPAPSAGFEQRLLDEDSSEERLELTLTHGDRIRADQVLIVSTEPVDIGGPDTDPNGGYATVGEKLTEGNDQSGVGDYWTAGESILLGGVGDLSGTTIRVVWNPAEVRKDGQNGRAPSALIGENSAILWEYTVT